From a single Sinomonas atrocyanea genomic region:
- a CDS encoding glycerol-3-phosphate responsive antiterminator has translation MSLTTPRRTPKESAEIDAVLSRHPVIASVKDDDGLRAVLGAPCPVVFVLFGSVISIGGIVGTLKAAGKTVFVDVDLLDGFSSKPVVVDFLKASTQADGILSSKAAIVRAAKTAGLMAIHRLFLVDSFSYNNVPKQVGLSGADAIEILPGCMPRVISWLREDVDLPLIAGGLVCDKEDVIGALGAGAVAVASSNRGVWLM, from the coding sequence ATGTCCTTGACTACGCCACGCCGCACGCCCAAGGAATCAGCCGAGATCGACGCCGTCCTGTCGCGCCACCCGGTCATCGCGAGCGTCAAGGACGACGACGGACTCCGAGCGGTCCTCGGGGCCCCGTGCCCGGTCGTTTTCGTCCTCTTCGGGTCCGTGATCTCAATCGGGGGAATCGTGGGGACCCTGAAGGCCGCGGGGAAGACCGTATTCGTTGACGTCGACCTCCTGGACGGCTTCTCCAGCAAGCCGGTGGTCGTCGATTTCCTCAAGGCGAGCACGCAGGCGGACGGAATTCTCAGCTCGAAGGCGGCCATTGTGCGCGCCGCGAAGACCGCGGGCCTGATGGCCATCCATCGGCTCTTCCTCGTCGATTCCTTCAGCTACAACAACGTGCCCAAGCAGGTGGGCCTCTCGGGCGCCGATGCGATTGAAATTCTGCCGGGATGCATGCCCCGCGTCATCTCGTGGCTCCGCGAGGATGTGGACCTTCCGCTCATCGCGGGCGGCCTGGTGTGCGACAAGGAGGACGTCATCGGGGCGCTGGGCGCCGGGGCTGTGGCCGTGGCGTCGTCGAACCGCGGCGTCTGGCTCATGTAG
- a CDS encoding YciI family protein: MTKYLISFPSAAMDVPEGELQAVADAAHAVVQEAKDAGVWVFGGGIDESIPPVVVHGDGTVQEGTYPQTAQLEGGYSVLELPSYEAALEWAAKIAVACRCAQEVRAFQYDPAS, encoded by the coding sequence GTGACCAAGTACCTGATCTCGTTCCCGAGTGCCGCCATGGACGTGCCCGAGGGAGAGCTGCAGGCCGTCGCCGACGCGGCGCACGCCGTGGTGCAGGAGGCGAAGGACGCCGGGGTCTGGGTGTTCGGCGGCGGCATCGACGAGAGCATCCCGCCGGTCGTGGTCCACGGCGACGGCACGGTCCAGGAGGGCACCTACCCGCAGACGGCGCAGCTCGAGGGCGGCTACTCCGTCCTCGAGCTGCCCTCCTACGAGGCGGCCCTGGAGTGGGCGGCGAAGATCGCGGTCGCCTGTCGCTGCGCGCAGGAGGTGCGCGCCTTCCAGTACGACCCGGCGAGCTAG
- a CDS encoding MFS transporter, which produces MTATAHSSGRPAAATQARPGLWKGRTVVIIGLVLLGIGLRYAVTGMSPLLGDVRAALSISTAGATFLGMLPTLSFGIGGFLAPVLVRRWGPEATALAAVALAAVGALARPFGGGAVPFFILTVLALVGMGLGNVTGAPLVKKYFPDRPAAMITLFSLLMQAGATLPAMTALPLANAVGWQGSLASWGLLSLIAVVPWTVQLGASRRRAHDAAAPAVVVAPPGAPAQKIGFGALVKSPVARGTALFYAMASLNTYAMLAWLPTMLVQFSGLSKGDAAAAFSIYTFLTLPMAVITPILANRLKKPAALAVALAATGPLGYVGLLTHAGPAWGWVFVAGISGGAFPLAIAMFNLRTRTTAGSAGVGGFAMGTGYLAGTLGPLIGGWLFAATGSWTAPLWVYAVTFVPMAIGALVMAKPGRYVEDALDPR; this is translated from the coding sequence ATGACCGCCACCGCGCATTCCTCTGGCCGGCCTGCGGCAGCGACGCAGGCGCGGCCGGGGCTGTGGAAGGGGCGCACCGTCGTCATCATCGGCCTCGTCCTCCTGGGGATCGGCCTCCGGTACGCCGTCACCGGCATGTCCCCCCTTCTGGGCGACGTCCGCGCCGCGCTCTCCATCAGCACCGCCGGCGCCACGTTCCTGGGCATGCTCCCGACCCTGTCGTTCGGGATCGGCGGCTTCCTCGCACCGGTGCTCGTGCGCCGGTGGGGGCCCGAGGCGACGGCGCTGGCCGCCGTCGCGCTGGCCGCCGTCGGCGCTCTCGCGCGCCCGTTCGGCGGGGGTGCCGTGCCGTTCTTCATCCTGACCGTGCTGGCGCTCGTCGGCATGGGCCTGGGCAACGTCACCGGCGCGCCCCTGGTCAAGAAGTACTTCCCCGACCGCCCGGCCGCCATGATCACGCTGTTCTCGCTGCTCATGCAGGCCGGAGCGACGCTTCCGGCGATGACCGCGCTGCCCCTGGCCAATGCCGTGGGCTGGCAGGGCTCCCTGGCCTCCTGGGGCCTGCTCTCGCTGATCGCGGTGGTCCCGTGGACGGTCCAGCTCGGCGCGTCGAGGCGCCGCGCGCACGACGCTGCGGCCCCGGCCGTCGTCGTCGCCCCGCCTGGCGCGCCCGCTCAGAAGATCGGCTTCGGCGCCCTCGTGAAGAGCCCCGTGGCGCGGGGGACGGCCCTCTTCTATGCGATGGCCTCGCTGAACACCTACGCCATGCTCGCGTGGCTGCCCACGATGCTCGTGCAGTTCTCCGGCCTGTCCAAGGGTGATGCCGCCGCCGCGTTCTCCATCTACACCTTCCTCACGCTCCCGATGGCCGTGATCACCCCGATCCTCGCGAACCGGCTGAAGAAGCCGGCAGCGCTCGCCGTCGCCCTCGCCGCGACCGGTCCGCTGGGCTACGTCGGGCTCCTGACCCATGCGGGCCCCGCCTGGGGGTGGGTCTTCGTGGCAGGCATCTCCGGCGGAGCGTTCCCGCTCGCCATCGCGATGTTCAACCTGCGCACCCGCACGACGGCGGGCTCCGCCGGGGTCGGAGGGTTCGCCATGGGCACTGGCTACCTCGCGGGGACCCTCGGCCCGCTCATCGGCGGCTGGCTCTTCGCGGCCACCGGAAGCTGGACCGCGCCGCTGTGGGTCTACGCCGTGACGTTCGTGCCCATGGCCATCGGCGCGCTGGTCATGGCCAAGCCCGGACGCTACGTCGAGGACGCACTGGACCCCCGCTAG
- a CDS encoding SDR family oxidoreductase — protein MSQRVLITAGGGGIGLAVAKAFVAQGARVHISDINAEAVAAIVAENPAITGSVGDVSKPEDVDALFAEVREQLGGLDVLVNNAGIPGATAPVEEYPAETFAAVIGVNLQGTFNVTQRAIPLLKESEAASIITMSSLAGRFGYPNRVAYSTTKWGLVGFAKTLAMELGPFGITSNTVHPGAVEGPRIMGVFEGRAKVSGRTVQEEIDRAMENQSVKKFIAPEDIAALILFLAGPHARTISGQMFPIDGDSKAAQ, from the coding sequence ATGTCTCAGCGCGTACTCATCACGGCGGGGGGCGGCGGCATCGGGCTCGCCGTCGCCAAGGCGTTCGTGGCCCAGGGCGCCCGGGTGCATATTTCGGACATCAATGCGGAGGCCGTCGCGGCCATCGTCGCCGAGAACCCCGCGATCACCGGGAGCGTCGGAGACGTCAGCAAGCCTGAGGATGTGGACGCGCTCTTCGCCGAGGTGCGCGAGCAGCTTGGCGGCCTGGACGTCCTCGTCAACAACGCGGGCATCCCGGGGGCCACGGCGCCGGTGGAGGAGTACCCCGCCGAGACGTTCGCGGCCGTGATCGGCGTCAACCTGCAGGGCACGTTCAACGTGACCCAGCGCGCCATCCCGCTCCTGAAGGAGTCGGAGGCCGCCTCGATCATCACGATGTCCTCGCTCGCCGGCCGCTTCGGCTACCCGAACCGGGTGGCGTACTCGACCACGAAGTGGGGCCTCGTGGGCTTCGCCAAGACCCTCGCCATGGAGCTCGGCCCGTTCGGCATCACCTCGAACACGGTCCATCCCGGGGCCGTCGAGGGCCCCCGCATCATGGGCGTCTTCGAGGGCCGCGCCAAGGTCTCGGGCCGCACCGTCCAGGAGGAGATCGACAGGGCGATGGAGAACCAGTCGGTGAAGAAGTTCATCGCCCCGGAGGACATCGCCGCGCTCATCCTCTTCCTCGCCGGGCCGCATGCCCGTACCATCTCGGGCCAGATGTTCCCGATCGACGGCGACTCGAAGGCGGCCCAGTAG
- a CDS encoding acetyl-CoA carboxylase biotin carboxyl carrier protein, whose protein sequence is MDLDLEELAAVIEQLDKTEFTDFSFEKGDFRLRVSRGGHFADAAAAAPQAPAQAAHDAGPSPAAAAAPQSSPAAPAPALQAVPTRQTQATPAPSTPEAGHTVVTAPMLGTFYSSPKPGSPAFVGIGDTVEADAVVCIVEVMKLMNSVQAGVSGTVTEIYAKDGDLVEFGQPLFAVRESA, encoded by the coding sequence GTGGATCTTGACCTCGAAGAGCTCGCAGCGGTCATCGAGCAGCTCGACAAGACCGAGTTCACCGACTTCTCGTTCGAGAAGGGAGACTTCCGGCTCCGGGTCTCCCGCGGCGGCCACTTCGCCGACGCGGCTGCCGCGGCGCCGCAGGCTCCTGCGCAGGCCGCGCACGACGCCGGCCCCTCGCCCGCCGCTGCCGCCGCACCCCAGTCATCACCCGCCGCCCCGGCCCCCGCCCTCCAGGCGGTGCCGACGCGCCAGACCCAGGCCACGCCTGCACCGTCCACCCCCGAGGCCGGCCACACCGTGGTGACCGCCCCGATGCTCGGCACGTTCTACTCCTCGCCCAAGCCCGGCTCCCCCGCGTTCGTGGGAATCGGCGACACGGTCGAGGCGGACGCCGTCGTCTGCATCGTCGAGGTCATGAAGCTCATGAACTCGGTCCAGGCGGGCGTCTCCGGCACCGTCACGGAGATCTACGCGAAGGATGGAGACCTCGTCGAGTTCGGGCAGCCGCTCTTCGCGGTCCGGGAGTCCGCATGA
- a CDS encoding acetyl-CoA carboxylase biotin carboxylase subunit, translating to MRQRIFIANRGEIAVRLIEACDRLGFETALGVSAADRDTLAAKRAGRVVVLGGPRPGESYLAMNTVVHAAVATGCTAVHPGYGFLSEQPAFARLCAEEGLTFIGPQPEALEALGDKLTARRLAEANGVPVSKGGTATTEEEVSALADSIGFPVLIKAAFGGGGRGMKLVRSHAELLDAWQLASAEAEASFGDGTVFLERFVEDAKHVEVQVLGDRHGHRVHLGERECSVQFRYQKAVEEAPCAALPEATRRLLHASALRIAEALDYVGLGTVEFLYDPARDELAFLEVNPRLQVEHPVTEAVTGVDLVREQILAALGAPLSVTQEDIAVTGHAIEARITAQDPARGLAPSPGRVTRWRPSAAGGLRLDTHIYEGYLFPPYYDALMAKQIAWGPDRDAAIERMDSALAAFEVEGLTTSLPLLRRILAHPDYRTNAVTTHWLTDHLEDIMQAPSSRPVPAEVH from the coding sequence ATGAGGCAGCGGATCTTCATCGCGAACCGCGGCGAGATCGCGGTCCGGCTCATCGAGGCGTGCGACCGCCTCGGCTTCGAGACCGCGCTCGGCGTCTCGGCGGCGGACCGAGACACGCTCGCAGCGAAGCGGGCGGGCCGCGTCGTCGTGCTCGGCGGCCCGCGCCCCGGCGAGTCCTACCTCGCCATGAACACGGTGGTGCACGCGGCGGTCGCGACGGGCTGCACAGCCGTACACCCCGGCTACGGCTTCCTGTCGGAGCAGCCCGCGTTCGCTCGGCTGTGCGCCGAGGAGGGGCTGACGTTCATCGGCCCGCAGCCCGAGGCACTCGAGGCGCTCGGCGACAAGCTCACCGCCCGCCGCCTCGCGGAGGCCAACGGCGTCCCCGTCTCGAAGGGCGGCACGGCCACCACGGAGGAGGAGGTCTCGGCCCTCGCGGACTCGATCGGCTTCCCTGTACTCATCAAGGCCGCGTTCGGCGGCGGCGGCCGGGGCATGAAGCTCGTGCGCAGCCACGCCGAGCTCCTCGATGCGTGGCAGCTCGCCTCGGCCGAGGCGGAGGCCAGCTTCGGTGACGGCACGGTGTTCCTCGAGCGGTTCGTCGAAGATGCCAAGCACGTGGAGGTCCAGGTCCTCGGCGACCGGCACGGCCACCGCGTCCACCTCGGCGAGCGCGAGTGCTCGGTCCAGTTCCGCTACCAGAAGGCGGTCGAGGAGGCACCGTGCGCGGCCCTGCCCGAGGCCACCCGCCGGCTGCTGCACGCGAGCGCGCTGCGCATCGCCGAGGCGCTCGACTACGTGGGACTCGGCACGGTCGAATTCCTCTACGACCCCGCCCGGGACGAGCTCGCCTTCCTCGAGGTCAACCCCCGCCTCCAGGTGGAGCACCCCGTCACGGAGGCGGTGACAGGCGTCGATCTGGTCCGTGAGCAGATCCTCGCCGCCCTCGGCGCACCGCTCTCGGTGACCCAGGAGGACATTGCTGTCACGGGCCATGCGATCGAGGCCCGCATCACCGCGCAGGACCCCGCCCGCGGCCTCGCCCCGAGCCCCGGCCGCGTCACCCGCTGGCGCCCGAGCGCCGCCGGCGGGCTCCGGCTCGACACCCACATCTACGAGGGCTACCTGTTCCCGCCCTACTACGACGCCCTCATGGCCAAGCAGATCGCGTGGGGCCCAGACCGGGACGCGGCGATCGAGCGCATGGACTCGGCCCTCGCCGCGTTCGAGGTCGAGGGGCTGACCACCTCGCTGCCGCTGCTGCGCCGCATCCTCGCCCACCCCGACTACCGGACCAATGCCGTGACGACCCACTGGCTCACGGACCACTTGGAGGACATCATGCAGGCCCCCAGCTCGCGCCCCGTCCCGGCGGAGGTGCACTGA
- a CDS encoding pyruvate/oxaloacetate carboxyltransferase, producing MATISLVDVSLRDGNQSLWGATGITTRMVRGVAPLLDAVGYRTLELVSSTLMATAVRYHAEDPWERIRTARQLAPNTQLGFLTTGKRFITFGRTPDAVFELAFTLLARNGVRKLWVIDPMHDMEGAKRTAAMAKRVGFEEVIGGVCYTMSPVHTPEYFAEKAGELSDSPDIDGVYLKDPSGILTPDSVRALIPALQDSLGATPEGPQLREVHSHSTTGLSPITLLEAADLGVPTLHCALPPLADGPSHPRAQQLVANLRARGHEVDVDVEAMDRASAYLTRQARIKRLPQGQPAQYDEAYYRHTIPGGVQSTTRRQLSEIRRPELFDAVIDESLQVREDLGWPIVMTPFAQYIVAQAALNVISGERYKTISNEVVDLLRGDFGPLPGKVNEDLLDRALATPRGREKPDDGGEVTVKGLRQQFGIHLSDEELLLRAVMPGEQVDRMVAATKGSTTATLAGLLAAAGSAASGTSIAVSSGDTKFALSRAGHETKEATA from the coding sequence ATGGCCACGATCAGCCTTGTCGACGTCTCGCTCCGCGACGGCAACCAGAGCCTCTGGGGCGCCACCGGCATCACCACCCGCATGGTCCGCGGCGTAGCGCCGCTGCTCGACGCCGTCGGCTACCGGACCCTCGAGCTCGTCTCGAGCACGCTCATGGCCACGGCCGTCCGCTACCACGCCGAGGATCCGTGGGAGCGGATCCGCACCGCGCGGCAGCTGGCGCCCAACACCCAGCTCGGCTTCCTCACCACAGGCAAGCGGTTCATCACGTTCGGCCGCACGCCGGACGCGGTGTTCGAGCTCGCCTTCACCCTCCTGGCCCGCAACGGCGTGCGCAAACTGTGGGTCATCGACCCGATGCATGACATGGAGGGCGCCAAGCGCACAGCCGCGATGGCCAAGCGTGTGGGCTTCGAGGAGGTCATCGGCGGGGTCTGCTACACGATGAGCCCCGTCCACACTCCGGAGTACTTCGCCGAGAAGGCCGGCGAGCTCAGCGACAGCCCGGACATCGACGGCGTGTACCTCAAGGACCCCTCCGGGATCCTCACCCCGGACAGCGTCCGCGCGCTGATCCCGGCGCTGCAGGACTCGCTGGGCGCGACCCCGGAGGGACCCCAGTTGCGCGAGGTCCACTCCCACTCGACCACGGGCCTGTCCCCCATCACGCTCCTGGAGGCCGCGGACCTCGGCGTTCCGACGCTCCACTGCGCGCTCCCGCCGCTCGCGGACGGTCCCTCGCACCCCAGGGCGCAGCAGCTCGTCGCGAACCTGCGCGCCCGCGGCCACGAGGTGGACGTGGACGTTGAGGCCATGGACCGGGCGTCGGCGTACCTGACGCGCCAGGCCCGGATCAAGCGCCTCCCCCAGGGTCAGCCGGCCCAGTACGACGAGGCCTACTACAGGCACACGATCCCGGGCGGCGTGCAGTCGACCACGCGCCGCCAGCTGTCGGAGATCCGCCGCCCCGAGCTGTTCGACGCCGTCATCGACGAGTCGCTGCAGGTCCGCGAGGACCTCGGCTGGCCGATCGTCATGACCCCGTTCGCGCAGTACATCGTGGCCCAGGCCGCGCTCAACGTCATCTCCGGCGAGCGCTACAAGACCATCTCCAACGAGGTCGTGGACCTGCTGCGCGGGGACTTCGGCCCCCTCCCGGGCAAGGTCAACGAGGACCTCCTCGACCGGGCGCTCGCCACCCCGCGGGGCAGGGAGAAGCCGGACGACGGCGGCGAGGTCACCGTGAAGGGGCTTCGGCAGCAGTTCGGGATCCACCTCAGCGACGAGGAGCTGCTCCTCCGCGCCGTCATGCCGGGCGAGCAGGTCGACAGGATGGTCGCCGCCACGAAGGGCTCGACGACGGCGACGCTCGCCGGGCTGCTCGCGGCGGCCGGGAGCGCGGCGTCGGGCACGTCCATCGCCGTCAGCAGCGGCGACACGAAGTTCGCCCTCAGCCGAGCGGGGCACGAGACGAAGGAGGCCACGGCATGA
- a CDS encoding HAD-IIA family hydrolase: protein MIAGNLAALEGIRAWVIDVDGCLMRTTKAGGAGGEAMPGAADLVGFLHGRGDRLLVCTNASQQPPRVYAEHLRGHGIDVPDEDFVTAGSAAADYLSIHHPGARVLAVGGEGITEPLAAAGHPLADPHGAGEVADVVLVGADDSYTAAQLNAAALAVDAGAPLYTTVDVPWFHGGIRKSLVVSGAIAHAIGWAAGVAPTVLGKPSPALGEALLHRIGEAAAEPGQIAVVGDALVETQLARSMGAASVLVLTGSTTPGKLAQRTGADVPDLALAGVTDLHQLLTATPPLPAPVLPAQ from the coding sequence ATGATCGCCGGGAACCTGGCAGCGCTCGAGGGCATCCGCGCGTGGGTGATCGACGTGGACGGCTGCCTCATGCGCACCACGAAGGCCGGCGGGGCAGGCGGCGAGGCCATGCCCGGCGCCGCAGACCTGGTCGGCTTCCTGCACGGCCGCGGCGACCGCCTGCTCGTGTGCACGAACGCCTCCCAGCAGCCCCCGCGCGTCTACGCCGAGCACCTGCGCGGCCACGGCATCGACGTCCCGGACGAGGACTTCGTCACCGCCGGCTCGGCGGCCGCGGACTACCTCTCGATCCACCACCCCGGCGCCCGCGTCCTCGCCGTCGGCGGGGAGGGGATCACCGAGCCGCTCGCCGCGGCCGGCCACCCGCTCGCGGATCCCCACGGCGCGGGCGAGGTGGCCGACGTCGTGCTCGTGGGCGCGGACGATTCCTACACGGCCGCGCAGCTGAACGCGGCCGCCCTCGCGGTCGACGCCGGCGCGCCCCTGTACACGACCGTGGACGTGCCGTGGTTCCACGGCGGGATCCGCAAGTCGCTCGTGGTCTCCGGCGCGATCGCGCATGCCATCGGCTGGGCCGCCGGCGTCGCCCCGACCGTCCTGGGCAAGCCGTCCCCCGCCCTCGGCGAGGCGCTCCTGCACCGGATCGGCGAGGCGGCAGCGGAACCCGGCCAGATCGCCGTCGTCGGCGACGCCCTCGTCGAGACGCAGCTCGCCCGCAGCATGGGCGCCGCGAGCGTCCTCGTGCTCACCGGCTCGACCACGCCCGGGAAGCTTGCCCAACGCACCGGCGCGGACGTGCCGGACCTCGCGCTCGCCGGCGTCACAGACCTCCACCAGCTCCTCACCGCTACCCCACCCCTTCCAGCACCCGTCCTTCCAGCGCAGTAA
- a CDS encoding PEP-utilizing enzyme — translation MSLDNTRRFPFFSEAPAPAGGDGWQSMYPYYLVPSEETQAHEDAQFWFADTMHWSRGAHPFDSIGAEAVYLGVGTFSTRIFALPVSLGLDVRMFNGYVYISPLAVTDPAQIQERAAVFQERAGYYYANWDELYGQWKAKMDQAIASLATVTFPALAEYDPKEVVFEAKGRSEAMAVMENYHRLIDEFFAIWQYHFEFLNLGYGGYITFFQFCKQAFPLITEQQISRMVAGVDVLAFRPDDELRALAAKANELGLVETLDAGGSPEEILARIAAAPRGDEWIAAFDAAKDPWFNYFTEYGFTHDQVTWAQDLSVPLQNIARYATKIAAGEDISRPIEQLRADRDEIVDEYRALLAPAEGAQFDELLGLARKVFPYIEEHNIYVEHWAHNVFWQKADELAQFLVSAGFLAEKEDFYYLNRFEVDQVLFDVVDSWAIGVEARGKRRWAKEIERRKPIVAALQSVPAAPAYGIPPEQVTDPFAVMNYGVTTERVNDWLGASDESTGGLSGIPGSMGVVEGPVRVLRSENDLPQLQPGEILVAPITAPSWAAAFSVAAGVITDIGGMMCHAAIVCREYGLPAVVGTGFATARLTTGQRVRIDGRKGTVELLDAGPAESQTSTAGESTPSDSALV, via the coding sequence ATGTCCCTCGACAACACCCGCCGCTTCCCGTTCTTCTCCGAGGCCCCCGCCCCCGCCGGCGGCGACGGCTGGCAGTCCATGTACCCGTACTACCTCGTTCCCTCCGAGGAGACGCAGGCCCACGAGGACGCCCAGTTCTGGTTCGCCGACACGATGCACTGGTCCCGCGGCGCCCACCCGTTCGACAGCATCGGCGCGGAGGCCGTGTACCTCGGGGTGGGGACGTTCAGCACGCGCATCTTCGCGCTGCCGGTCTCCCTCGGTCTCGACGTGCGCATGTTCAACGGCTACGTCTACATCTCCCCGCTCGCGGTGACGGACCCGGCGCAGATCCAGGAGCGCGCCGCGGTGTTCCAGGAGCGCGCGGGCTACTACTACGCGAACTGGGACGAGCTGTACGGCCAGTGGAAGGCCAAGATGGATCAGGCCATCGCCTCGCTCGCGACCGTGACGTTCCCCGCGCTGGCCGAGTACGACCCGAAGGAGGTCGTCTTCGAGGCGAAGGGCCGCTCCGAGGCCATGGCGGTCATGGAGAACTACCACCGCCTCATCGACGAGTTCTTCGCCATCTGGCAGTACCACTTCGAGTTCCTCAACCTCGGCTACGGCGGCTACATCACGTTCTTCCAGTTCTGCAAGCAGGCCTTCCCGCTCATCACCGAGCAGCAGATCTCCCGCATGGTCGCCGGCGTGGACGTCCTCGCGTTCCGGCCCGACGACGAGCTGCGCGCCCTCGCCGCGAAGGCCAACGAGCTGGGCCTCGTGGAGACGCTCGACGCCGGCGGCTCGCCTGAGGAGATCCTCGCCCGCATCGCGGCCGCTCCCCGCGGGGACGAGTGGATCGCGGCCTTCGACGCCGCGAAGGACCCGTGGTTCAACTACTTCACCGAATACGGCTTCACGCATGATCAGGTCACGTGGGCCCAGGACCTCTCCGTCCCGCTGCAGAACATCGCCCGCTACGCCACCAAGATCGCCGCCGGCGAGGACATCTCCCGCCCGATCGAGCAGCTGCGCGCCGACCGCGACGAGATCGTGGACGAGTACCGCGCCCTCCTCGCCCCGGCCGAGGGCGCGCAGTTCGACGAGCTCCTCGGCCTGGCCCGCAAGGTCTTCCCGTACATCGAGGAGCACAACATCTATGTGGAGCACTGGGCCCACAACGTCTTCTGGCAGAAGGCGGACGAGCTCGCCCAGTTCCTCGTCTCAGCCGGCTTCCTCGCCGAGAAGGAGGACTTCTACTACCTCAACCGCTTCGAGGTGGACCAGGTCCTCTTCGACGTGGTCGACTCGTGGGCCATCGGCGTCGAGGCCCGCGGCAAGCGCCGCTGGGCGAAGGAGATCGAGCGCCGCAAGCCGATCGTCGCCGCGCTCCAGTCCGTCCCGGCCGCGCCCGCCTACGGCATCCCGCCGGAGCAGGTCACGGACCCGTTCGCGGTCATGAACTACGGCGTCACCACCGAGCGCGTGAACGACTGGCTCGGCGCCTCGGACGAGTCCACGGGCGGCCTCAGCGGCATCCCCGGTTCGATGGGCGTCGTCGAGGGCCCGGTGCGCGTGCTCCGCTCCGAGAACGACCTCCCGCAGCTGCAGCCCGGCGAGATCCTTGTCGCCCCCATCACCGCGCCCTCGTGGGCCGCGGCGTTCTCCGTCGCGGCGGGCGTCATCACCGACATCGGCGGCATGATGTGCCACGCCGCGATCGTGTGCCGCGAGTACGGCCTCCCGGCCGTGGTGGGCACCGGCTTCGCGACGGCGCGGCTCACCACCGGCCAGCGCGTGCGGATCGACGGGCGCAAGGGCACCGTCGAGCTGCTCGACGCCGGCCCCGCCGAGAGCCAGACCAGCACCGCCGGCGAGTCCACCCCGTCCGACTCCGCCCTCGTCTGA
- a CDS encoding PEP/pyruvate-binding domain-containing protein yields the protein MLTLTFTDEACRDVRETGGKAKSLADMTANGLPVAPGFAVTAEAYRHFIAATGLAETIDRLLADPLDAHDLAALERTGQALMEAVRSTQVPQDLADSVRAAYAELCATTGLDDVSVAVRSSATSEDSAGASFAGEFETWVDIRGAEDVLAHVLKCYESIFAPRVLGYAIEQELDPRTIEMAVVVQKVVRARAAGVMFTLSPTSGDRSKIVLEASWGLGLAVVGGEVTPDRFLVDKIGLEIADRTPGDKRIEYRTGAAPSPVDPSRYAELCLDDAEVTALAALGKRLERIHGSAQDIEFAVDEELPEGSNLVLLQCRPETVWSGTERKPAFDASAGMMSWITGSISGGTAAAAGHTHDLAHKHSA from the coding sequence ATGCTCACGCTGACCTTCACCGACGAGGCCTGCCGCGACGTCCGCGAGACGGGCGGCAAGGCCAAGAGCCTCGCCGACATGACCGCGAACGGGCTGCCCGTCGCGCCGGGCTTCGCGGTCACGGCCGAGGCCTACCGCCACTTCATCGCCGCCACGGGCCTCGCCGAAACGATCGACCGCCTGCTCGCGGACCCGCTGGACGCGCACGACCTCGCCGCTCTCGAGCGCACCGGGCAGGCCCTCATGGAAGCCGTCCGCTCCACCCAGGTGCCGCAGGACCTCGCAGACTCGGTCCGCGCGGCGTACGCCGAACTTTGCGCCACGACTGGGCTCGACGACGTCTCGGTCGCCGTGCGCTCGAGCGCCACCTCGGAGGACTCGGCCGGGGCGTCCTTCGCCGGCGAGTTCGAGACGTGGGTGGACATCCGGGGGGCCGAGGACGTCCTCGCGCACGTCCTCAAGTGCTACGAGAGCATCTTCGCCCCGCGGGTGCTCGGCTACGCGATCGAGCAGGAGCTCGACCCGCGCACCATCGAGATGGCCGTGGTGGTGCAGAAGGTGGTCCGGGCCCGCGCCGCCGGCGTCATGTTCACGCTCAGCCCCACGAGCGGGGACCGCTCCAAGATCGTGCTCGAGGCCAGCTGGGGCCTGGGCCTGGCCGTCGTGGGCGGGGAGGTCACCCCGGACCGGTTCCTCGTGGACAAGATCGGCCTCGAGATCGCGGACCGGACCCCCGGGGACAAGCGCATCGAGTACCGGACGGGGGCCGCGCCGTCGCCCGTCGACCCCTCCCGCTACGCCGAGCTCTGCCTCGACGACGCCGAGGTGACCGCCCTCGCGGCGCTCGGCAAGCGGCTCGAGCGGATCCACGGGTCCGCGCAGGACATCGAGTTCGCGGTGGACGAGGAGCTGCCCGAGGGGTCCAACCTCGTGCTGCTGCAGTGCCGGCCGGAGACGGTGTGGAGCGGCACCGAGCGCAAGCCCGCGTTCGACGCCTCCGCCGGGATGATGTCCTGGATCACCGGGTCCATCTCCGGCGGGACCGCTGCGGCGGCCGGCCACACGCACGATCTCGCGCACAAGCACTCTGCCTAG